A DNA window from Prochlorococcus marinus str. GP2 contains the following coding sequences:
- a CDS encoding VOC family protein, translating to MKFSQGVNRIGHIALRVENLERAKSFYIKLGMNLVWDDKDWSYLEAGKGKDGLALLGPSYKAAGPHFAFHFENKKEVENIQNDLKNSGVKVGPLHEHRDGTASFYMKDTEGNWLEMLYVPPEGIQSNV from the coding sequence TTGAAGTTTTCACAAGGAGTAAATAGGATTGGTCACATTGCACTTAGAGTAGAGAATCTCGAAAGGGCAAAGTCTTTTTATATTAAACTGGGTATGAATTTAGTTTGGGACGACAAAGATTGGTCTTATTTAGAAGCTGGTAAAGGGAAAGATGGACTTGCGTTGTTAGGCCCTAGCTACAAAGCTGCGGGACCTCACTTTGCTTTTCACTTTGAAAATAAAAAAGAAGTGGAAAATATTCAAAATGATTTAAAAAATTCTGGTGTAAAAGTTGGTCCTTTACATGAGCATAGAGATGGAACAGCATCTTTTTATATGAAGGATACTGAAGGAAACTGGCTTGAGATGCTTTATGTTCCTCCTGAAGGGATTCAATCGAATGTTTGA
- a CDS encoding endonuclease MutS2 codes for MQEKSYSKKSYVDNSLEEESLSLLEWDTLKTHLSSFASTEMGKRAILSFAIPSEYESSKRLLNETLEINKLENNLDKSISFSGVFDISRNIQICSKGGVISSSELLEIAKTIAAARNLKKILLDFEQRPYISSFIKNIIDHHNIETIFKKSIESNGRISDNASNELSILRKEFFSKKLERKILVEKFIQKNLAYLQDTTIGDRYGRPVLALKVNYIDKFKGIIHDSSSSGNTVYFEPESVVNKGNKIASLEARITAEEFKLLKKWSQVVADNSENLIEMASILLRLENALTRSRYSKWIGGKSPTFEKNPIISLIGFSHPLLIWEHKKKGAPPPVAVDFHINRNIKVVAITGPNTGGKTAALKGLGLSLLMARAGLLIPSTNNSIIPFCPNIYVDIGDNQSLEENLSTFSGHISRIKEILDSLDNKKGLSVVLLDEIGSGTDPLEGSALAMALLKEFANKSDITLATTHYGDIKALKYSDSRFENVSVAFDEESLKPKYILNWGIPGRSNALSISKRIGLDESIINEAANYLKPKEVENINSIIKGLEEERIKQQNSAEAAAELIARTEILHDELKRNYEYQKINAEKIQEIERSKLSKHIVSAKKEVIELIKKLRDKNVNGEDTRIIGKRLKEIEKEHLTQKKFENSISWNPQVGDFVKIKSLNSTGQIIDLDKKGGFYEVKCGSFRSTLSVNDFEGINGEKPNFERSKIEIKSTREDFSFSKIRTSKNTIDVRGLRVHEAEIIIEEKIRKFHGPLWIVHGIGTGKLKKGLRNWLSGLNYVDKIEDAANNEGGPGCSIAWIK; via the coding sequence ATGCAAGAGAAAAGTTATTCTAAAAAATCATATGTAGATAACTCCTTAGAAGAAGAATCTTTAAGCCTTTTAGAGTGGGATACATTAAAAACGCATTTATCTTCATTCGCCTCAACGGAAATGGGTAAACGAGCAATTTTAAGTTTTGCTATTCCTTCAGAATACGAATCATCTAAAAGACTTTTGAATGAAACTCTTGAAATAAATAAACTAGAAAATAATTTAGATAAATCAATTAGTTTTTCTGGTGTTTTTGATATAAGTAGAAATATTCAAATTTGTTCCAAGGGAGGTGTAATTTCATCTTCTGAATTGTTAGAAATAGCGAAAACAATTGCTGCAGCAAGAAATTTAAAAAAAATCTTATTAGATTTTGAACAAAGGCCTTATATTTCATCATTTATAAAAAATATAATAGACCATCATAATATCGAAACGATTTTTAAAAAAAGCATTGAATCTAATGGAAGAATTTCAGACAATGCTAGTAATGAACTATCTATTCTCAGAAAAGAATTTTTTTCTAAGAAACTCGAAAGAAAAATATTAGTTGAGAAATTTATTCAAAAGAATTTAGCTTATTTGCAAGATACTACTATTGGAGATCGTTATGGTAGGCCTGTTTTAGCATTGAAAGTTAATTATATAGATAAATTTAAAGGCATAATTCATGACTCTTCATCTTCAGGAAATACAGTATATTTTGAGCCTGAAAGTGTAGTAAATAAAGGTAATAAGATTGCTTCTTTGGAGGCTAGGATCACAGCTGAAGAATTCAAATTACTTAAGAAATGGTCCCAAGTTGTTGCTGATAATTCAGAAAATCTTATTGAAATGGCATCCATTCTATTGAGATTAGAAAATGCTTTAACTCGTTCAAGATATTCGAAATGGATTGGAGGTAAATCTCCTACTTTTGAGAAAAATCCTATTATTTCTTTAATTGGTTTTTCTCATCCGTTATTGATTTGGGAACATAAGAAAAAAGGAGCCCCCCCCCCAGTGGCTGTCGATTTTCATATAAATAGAAACATTAAGGTTGTAGCTATCACTGGTCCAAATACTGGAGGTAAAACTGCAGCTTTAAAAGGTTTGGGTTTGTCTTTACTTATGGCTAGAGCAGGATTATTGATACCCTCAACTAATAATTCTATTATCCCTTTTTGCCCAAATATATATGTGGATATAGGAGATAATCAATCATTAGAAGAAAATTTATCAACCTTCAGTGGGCATATATCCCGCATAAAAGAGATATTAGATTCACTTGATAATAAGAAAGGATTATCTGTTGTTTTGTTAGATGAGATTGGATCTGGTACAGATCCTCTTGAAGGAAGTGCTCTTGCGATGGCTTTATTAAAAGAATTTGCAAATAAATCTGATATCACTTTAGCAACGACTCATTATGGTGATATTAAGGCTTTAAAATATAGTGACTCAAGATTTGAAAACGTATCAGTTGCCTTTGACGAGGAATCTTTGAAGCCAAAATATATACTCAATTGGGGTATTCCTGGGAGAAGTAATGCTTTGTCAATTTCAAAGAGAATTGGTCTAGATGAAAGCATAATAAATGAAGCTGCAAATTATCTAAAGCCAAAAGAAGTTGAGAACATTAACAGCATTATAAAAGGACTTGAGGAAGAGAGGATTAAACAACAAAACTCTGCAGAAGCCGCTGCAGAACTGATTGCAAGGACAGAAATATTACATGATGAACTGAAGAGAAATTATGAATATCAAAAAATAAATGCTGAAAAAATCCAGGAAATTGAAAGGTCTAAATTATCAAAACATATTGTATCCGCTAAAAAAGAGGTAATAGAGTTGATTAAAAAATTAAGAGATAAAAATGTTAATGGAGAGGATACGAGAATTATTGGAAAAAGATTAAAGGAAATTGAGAAGGAACATCTAACCCAAAAAAAATTTGAAAATTCAATATCATGGAACCCTCAGGTAGGAGATTTTGTAAAAATTAAAAGTCTAAATAGTACGGGACAAATTATAGATTTAGATAAAAAAGGAGGTTTTTACGAAGTTAAATGTGGTTCATTCAGAAGCACATTATCTGTAAATGACTTTGAAGGTATTAATGGAGAAAAGCCTAATTTCGAAAGGTCAAAAATTGAGATTAAGTCCACAAGAGAAGATTTTTCTTTTTCTAAAATTAGAACGAGCAAAAATACAATTGACGTAAGAGGGCTAAGAGTTCATGAAGCCGAAATAATTATTGAGGAGAAAATTAGAAAATTTCATGGACCGCTATGGATTGTTCATGGAATTGGCACAGGTAAATTAAAAAAAGGACTAAGAAATTGGTTATCAGGTTTAAATTATGTTGATAAGATTGAAGATGCAGCTAATAACGAGGGCGGACCTGGTTGCAGTATTGCGTGGATTAAATAA
- the obgE gene encoding GTPase ObgE, with translation MQFIDQANIILKAGKGGNGIVSFRREKFVPAGGPSGGNGGRGGSVILMADNNLQTLLDFKFKREIIAADGCKGGPNKRSGASGEDTILKVPCGTEIRDIKTGIILGDLTKDKQSLTIAIGGRGGHGNAYYLSNQNRAPESFTEGKDGEIWEVRLELKLLAEVGIIGLPNAGKSTLISVVSSARPKIANYPFTTLIPNLGVVRKIDGNGCLFADIPGLISGAADGVGLGHDFLRHIQRTKILVHLIDAIAENPLHDFKVIEQELKKYGKGLLNKERIIVLNKMELVDDDYLKIISKKLEDLSKKKVLVISSSLKKGLSSLLSEVWKRI, from the coding sequence GTGCAATTTATTGATCAAGCAAACATTATTCTTAAAGCGGGAAAAGGTGGAAATGGAATAGTTTCATTTAGAAGAGAAAAATTCGTTCCTGCTGGAGGACCTTCGGGCGGAAATGGTGGCAGAGGCGGTTCAGTTATTTTGATGGCTGATAATAATCTTCAAACATTATTAGATTTCAAATTCAAACGTGAAATAATTGCTGCAGATGGATGCAAAGGAGGTCCTAATAAAAGATCAGGTGCTTCAGGTGAGGATACAATCCTTAAAGTTCCCTGCGGTACAGAAATAAGGGATATTAAAACCGGCATTATTTTAGGAGACTTAACTAAAGATAAACAGAGTTTAACTATTGCCATTGGAGGAAGAGGTGGACATGGTAATGCTTACTATTTAAGTAATCAAAATAGAGCCCCAGAATCATTCACTGAAGGTAAAGATGGTGAAATATGGGAGGTTCGATTAGAACTAAAACTTCTTGCTGAGGTTGGGATTATAGGCCTTCCAAATGCTGGGAAAAGTACTTTGATTTCCGTTGTGTCATCTGCCCGTCCAAAAATCGCAAATTATCCTTTCACAACTCTTATACCTAACTTAGGTGTAGTAAGAAAAATTGATGGGAATGGTTGCCTTTTTGCGGATATTCCTGGATTAATATCAGGGGCAGCTGATGGAGTAGGTTTAGGGCATGATTTTTTAAGACACATCCAAAGAACAAAGATTCTTGTTCACTTAATTGATGCAATTGCAGAAAATCCTTTACATGATTTTAAGGTCATTGAGCAGGAATTAAAAAAATATGGGAAAGGTCTTTTAAATAAAGAGAGGATAATAGTATTGAATAAAATGGAGCTGGTAGATGATGATTATTTGAAAATAATTTCAAAAAAGTTAGAAGATTTATCTAAAAAGAAAGTTTTAGTTATTTCTTCATCTTTAAAAAAAGGTTTATCTTCACTGCTTTCTGAAGTATGGAAAAGGATCTAA
- a CDS encoding CP12 domain-containing protein, producing the protein MKSIDEHIKKDQSEIESAKAEGNLPKVRHLTEELKELEEYKDHHPEDKHDPNALELFCDANPDEPECLVYDD; encoded by the coding sequence ATGAAATCCATTGACGAACACATCAAAAAAGATCAATCGGAAATCGAATCTGCAAAAGCAGAGGGCAATCTTCCAAAGGTCAGACATTTAACTGAAGAGCTAAAAGAACTTGAAGAATATAAAGATCATCATCCAGAGGATAAACATGACCCTAATGCTTTGGAACTATTCTGCGATGCCAACCCGGATGAACCAGAATGTCTTGTTTATGATGATTAA
- a CDS encoding glutathione S-transferase family protein, protein MQNKYLIKATRKFWFWFWTQLMNGFAPSDFHGNYKRPKGITINSEYDINNENGQIYLLVGNSCPWCQRTLLVHELKNLSHKVKVIFLEADVEHGEWIFNRKFQGCIRLSDLYKKANKNIIFRATLPLLTSSIKDEVNILSNESSQIIRLLNSIKLQSKYQILTIKDCNQKFLDLINNSINDGVYKCGFARNQSAYKKASQNLFAALNEVENLLQKNKGDWIFGEELTYADIYLFPTLIRWELIYSKLFKCTEKELSTFEKIIQWRLKFFKLSNVNRTCLDNEWKKDYYKALFPLNPNQLIPILPSLKEIMRLES, encoded by the coding sequence ATGCAAAATAAATACCTTATAAAGGCCACCAGAAAATTCTGGTTTTGGTTTTGGACCCAATTAATGAATGGCTTCGCACCATCAGATTTCCATGGTAATTATAAAAGGCCTAAAGGTATAACAATTAATAGTGAATACGATATTAATAATGAGAATGGACAAATTTATTTATTGGTAGGGAATTCTTGTCCGTGGTGTCAAAGAACTTTACTCGTACACGAATTAAAAAATTTATCTCACAAAGTTAAAGTTATTTTTTTAGAAGCAGATGTTGAACATGGCGAATGGATTTTCAATAGAAAATTTCAGGGATGTATAAGACTTTCAGACCTTTATAAGAAAGCTAATAAAAATATTATTTTTAGAGCTACATTACCCCTTTTAACTAGTTCTATAAAAGATGAAGTAAATATTTTGTCTAATGAAAGTTCACAGATTATAAGACTACTAAATTCAATAAAATTGCAATCAAAATATCAGATATTAACTATTAAAGATTGTAATCAAAAATTTTTAGATTTAATCAATAACAGCATTAATGATGGCGTATATAAATGTGGTTTCGCCAGAAACCAGTCAGCTTACAAAAAAGCGAGTCAAAATCTTTTCGCAGCTTTAAATGAAGTTGAAAATTTACTACAAAAAAACAAAGGGGACTGGATATTTGGAGAAGAGTTAACCTACGCAGATATTTACCTTTTTCCAACGCTTATAAGATGGGAATTGATATATAGCAAACTTTTCAAATGTACTGAAAAAGAACTATCAACTTTCGAAAAAATCATTCAATGGAGATTAAAATTCTTTAAATTATCTAACGTAAATAGGACATGTCTCGACAATGAATGGAAAAAAGATTACTACAAAGCTTTATTTCCTTTAAACCCAAATCAATTAATCCCGATTTTACCATCGTTAAAGGAAATAATGAGATTAGAGTCCTAA
- a CDS encoding aspartoacylase — translation MTVRRILIVSGTHGNEINPVWAVKQFNRKENSFNHGIEYEYIIGNPVAYEKGCRYIDVDLNRSFKESENLDQNKNSFYETNRANFLVDEFGIGGSKSCQIAIDLHTTTAHMGTSIVLYGRRFKDFCLAALLQNKFGLPIYLHEKDKAQTGFLVEAWPCGLVIEIGAVAQNFYDQNIINRFLIILGSLREEIDKLKNNLIELPKELIVHVHKGSIDYPRDEIGNIDGLIHPERINQDWKLIKKGDPLFLDSRGITIKYEGDQFVWPVFIGEVAYKEKKIAMSYTKKEVICSNNQWVYEFESL, via the coding sequence ATGACTGTTCGAAGAATACTTATCGTTTCAGGAACTCATGGGAATGAAATTAATCCTGTTTGGGCGGTTAAGCAATTTAACAGAAAGGAAAATAGTTTTAATCATGGTATTGAGTATGAGTACATCATAGGTAATCCTGTTGCCTATGAAAAAGGTTGCAGATACATAGATGTTGATTTAAATAGATCTTTCAAAGAAAGTGAGAATTTAGATCAAAACAAGAATAGCTTTTATGAAACTAATAGAGCCAATTTTTTAGTAGATGAATTTGGAATTGGCGGATCTAAATCCTGTCAAATTGCAATTGATTTGCATACTACTACTGCACATATGGGAACAAGCATTGTTTTGTATGGAAGGAGATTCAAAGATTTTTGTTTAGCTGCATTACTGCAGAACAAATTTGGATTACCTATTTATTTGCACGAAAAAGACAAAGCCCAAACAGGCTTTCTTGTGGAAGCTTGGCCATGTGGTTTGGTTATTGAAATAGGAGCTGTCGCACAAAATTTTTATGATCAAAACATCATAAATAGATTCCTAATCATACTTGGATCCTTAAGGGAAGAGATAGATAAATTGAAAAACAATCTTATAGAACTACCAAAGGAATTGATTGTTCATGTTCATAAAGGGAGTATAGATTATCCAAGAGATGAAATAGGAAATATTGATGGCTTAATTCATCCTGAAAGAATAAACCAAGATTGGAAATTGATTAAGAAAGGAGATCCATTATTTCTTGATAGCCGAGGGATTACTATTAAATATGAAGGAGATCAGTTTGTTTGGCCGGTTTTTATTGGCGAAGTTGCTTATAAAGAAAAGAAAATTGCAATGAGCTACACAAAGAAAGAAGTTATTTGTTCTAACAATCAATGGGTCTATGAGTTCGAAAGTCTTTAA
- the psbA gene encoding photosystem II q(b) protein — translation MTTIQQQRSSLLKGWPQFCEWVTSTNNRIYVGWFGVLMIPCLLTAAACFIVAFIAAPPVDIDGIREPVAGSFLYGNNIISGAVVPSSNAIGLHFYPIWEAATVDEWLYNGGPYQLVIFHFLIGISAYMGRQWELSYRLGMRPWICVAYSAPVSAAFAVFLVYPFGQGSFSDGMPLGISGTFNFMFVFQAEHNILMHPFHMAGVAGMFGGSLFSAMHGSLVTSSLIRETTETESQNYGYKFGQEEETYNIVAAHGYFGRLIFQYASFNNSRSLHFFLAVFPVVCVWLTSMGICTMAFNLNGFNFNQSVVDANGKIVPTWGDVLNRANLGMEVMHERNAHNFPLDLAAAESTTVALSAPAIG, via the coding sequence ATGACAACTATTCAGCAGCAGCGTTCTTCGCTGTTAAAAGGTTGGCCACAGTTTTGTGAGTGGGTAACATCAACTAACAACAGAATTTATGTTGGTTGGTTCGGCGTCTTAATGATTCCATGCCTTCTTACAGCAGCGGCTTGCTTCATCGTTGCATTCATCGCAGCACCACCAGTAGACATTGACGGAATTAGAGAACCAGTTGCTGGTTCATTCCTATACGGAAACAACATCATTTCAGGTGCAGTTGTTCCTTCATCTAACGCTATTGGTCTACACTTCTACCCAATTTGGGAAGCAGCTACTGTAGATGAGTGGTTATACAACGGTGGTCCTTACCAACTTGTAATTTTCCACTTCCTAATTGGTATCTCAGCATACATGGGAAGACAGTGGGAGCTTTCATACCGTTTAGGTATGCGTCCTTGGATCTGTGTTGCATACTCTGCACCAGTTTCAGCAGCTTTCGCAGTATTCCTTGTATACCCATTCGGTCAAGGTTCATTCTCTGACGGAATGCCTCTAGGTATCTCTGGAACATTCAACTTCATGTTTGTTTTCCAGGCAGAGCACAACATTCTTATGCACCCATTCCACATGGCTGGTGTTGCTGGTATGTTTGGAGGATCTTTATTCTCAGCTATGCACGGTTCACTTGTTACTTCATCTCTAATCAGAGAAACAACTGAGACTGAATCTCAGAACTATGGTTACAAGTTCGGACAAGAAGAAGAAACATATAACATCGTTGCAGCTCATGGCTACTTCGGTCGTTTGATCTTCCAATATGCAAGTTTCAACAACAGCAGAAGTCTTCACTTCTTCCTAGCTGTATTCCCAGTTGTTTGTGTATGGTTAACTTCAATGGGTATCTGCACAATGGCATTCAACCTTAACGGTTTCAACTTCAACCAGTCAGTTGTTGATGCAAACGGTAAGATTGTTCCTACATGGGGTGACGTTCTTAACAGAGCAAACCTAGGTATGGAAGTAATGCACGAGCGTAACGCTCACAACTTCCCACTTGATCTAGCAGCAGCTGAGTCTACAACAGTAGCTCTTTCAGCTCCAGCTATCGGTTAA
- the aroC gene encoding chorismate synthase, with translation MSSSFGKIFRVSTFGESHGGAVGVILDGCPPKLKIDINLIQNELDRRRPGQSDITTPRNEEDKIEILSGIKEGLTLGTPIAMLVRNKDQRPRDYNNLEQVFRPSHADGTYHLKYGIQASSGGGRASARETIGRVAAGAVAKQLLKTFCNTEILSWVKRIHDIDSDINKEKISLKKIDSNIVRCPDEKVSTEMIERIKELKSQGDSCGGVIECLVRNVPSGLGMPVFDKLEADLAKALMSLPATKGFEIGSGFSGTYLKGSEHNDAFIKSDDISKLRTTSNNSGGIQGGISNGENIEMKIAFKPTATIGKEQKTVNAEGKEVLMKAKGRHDPCVLPRAVPMVDAMVALVLADHLLLNHAQCDLINK, from the coding sequence ATGAGTAGTAGTTTTGGAAAAATTTTTCGTGTTAGTACTTTTGGAGAATCACATGGTGGTGCAGTAGGAGTTATCCTTGATGGATGTCCACCTAAGTTAAAAATAGATATAAACCTGATACAAAATGAATTAGATAGACGCAGACCTGGCCAAAGTGACATTACAACACCCAGAAATGAAGAAGATAAAATCGAAATATTAAGTGGGATAAAGGAAGGGTTAACACTTGGAACTCCAATAGCAATGTTGGTAAGAAATAAGGATCAAAGACCAAGAGATTATAATAATTTGGAGCAGGTATTTAGACCTTCTCATGCAGATGGTACGTATCATCTGAAATATGGAATTCAGGCAAGTTCTGGCGGTGGAAGAGCCTCTGCAAGAGAAACAATTGGAAGAGTAGCTGCTGGTGCTGTAGCAAAACAATTATTAAAAACCTTCTGTAACACTGAAATACTATCTTGGGTAAAGCGTATACATGATATTGATTCTGATATAAATAAAGAGAAGATTTCTCTCAAAAAAATAGATTCTAATATTGTTAGATGTCCTGATGAAAAGGTATCAACAGAAATGATCGAGAGAATTAAGGAATTAAAGAGTCAAGGAGACTCTTGCGGCGGTGTTATTGAATGTCTAGTAAGAAATGTTCCCTCTGGTCTTGGAATGCCTGTTTTTGATAAATTAGAAGCTGATTTAGCAAAGGCTTTGATGTCTTTGCCTGCCACGAAAGGCTTTGAAATAGGTTCAGGTTTCTCTGGAACTTATTTAAAAGGAAGCGAACATAATGATGCCTTCATCAAGTCTGATGATATTAGTAAGTTAAGAACAACATCAAACAATTCAGGAGGTATTCAGGGCGGAATAAGTAATGGTGAAAATATCGAGATGAAGATAGCTTTTAAACCTACAGCAACCATTGGGAAAGAACAGAAAACAGTAAATGCTGAAGGTAAAGAAGTACTTATGAAAGCAAAAGGGAGACACGATCCATGCGTTTTACCAAGAGCAGTTCCCATGGTTGATGCAATGGTAGCTTTAGTACTTGCTGATCATTTACTTCTAAATCATGCTCAATGTGACTTAATAAATAAGTAG
- a CDS encoding bifunctional 4-hydroxy-2-oxoglutarate aldolase/2-dehydro-3-deoxy-phosphogluconate aldolase yields MNNKEDSLSDFLKIESFFLLIKPEDNIYSNTSIRNLFFEELENLVKLGLKNIEISWSNNENWFDFVSDIKIKYPRINLGSASIVNKQSIEDSLKIGLNFSMMKFWDKDLFNYAQSKNYLLIPGINNLKDLKEAIDLNCNIIKIYPIKSKDSSINILNYKNVDFIAAGGLSINDLKTYKSLGYKAVVIGDKAIKNKKFDPKIYEWLTNN; encoded by the coding sequence ATGAATAATAAAGAAGATTCTCTTTCGGATTTCCTGAAAATTGAGTCTTTTTTTTTACTTATAAAACCTGAAGATAATATTTACTCAAATACCTCTATAAGAAATTTATTTTTTGAAGAATTAGAAAACTTAGTAAAATTAGGGTTAAAGAATATTGAAATAAGTTGGTCTAACAACGAAAATTGGTTCGATTTTGTATCCGATATCAAAATTAAATATCCAAGAATTAATTTAGGCTCTGCCTCCATAGTTAATAAGCAATCAATAGAAGATTCTTTAAAAATTGGATTAAATTTTTCAATGATGAAATTTTGGGATAAAGATCTTTTCAATTATGCGCAGTCAAAAAATTATTTATTAATTCCAGGAATTAATAATTTAAAAGATCTTAAGGAAGCAATAGATTTAAATTGCAACATTATCAAAATTTACCCAATAAAAAGTAAAGATAGTTCGATAAATATACTCAACTATAAAAATGTTGATTTCATTGCTGCTGGAGGACTGTCAATCAATGATTTAAAAACTTATAAATCTTTAGGGTATAAAGCAGTTGTAATTGGAGATAAAGCTATCAAAAATAAAAAATTTGATCCAAAAATATATGAATGGCTCACAAATAATTAA
- the ftsH gene encoding ATP-dependent zinc metalloprotease FtsH, translated as MNKRWRNVGLYVLAVITVIFIGTSVFDKPSTESSTKTLRYSDFIEAVQDKEISRVLISPDNATAQVVENDGSRSEVNLAPDKDLLKILTENNVDIAVTPTKLANPWQQAVSSLIFPVLLIGGLFFLFRRSQSGNAGGGNPAMSFGKSKARLQMEPSTQVTFSDVAGVEGAKLELTEVVDFLKSPDRFTAVGAKIPKGVLLVGPPGTGKTLLAKAVAGEAGVPFFSISGSEFVEMFVGVGASRVRDLFEQAKKNAPCIVFIDEIDAVGRQRGAGMGGGNDEREQTLNQLLTEMDGFEGNSGIIIVAATNRPDVLDSALMRPGRFDRQVTVDRPDYAGRLQILNVHAKDKTLSKDVDLDKVARRTPGFTGADLANLLNEAAILAARKDLDKVSNDEVGDAIERVMAGPEKKDRVISDKKKELVAYHEAGHALVGALMPDYDPVAKVSIIPRGQAGGLTFFTPSEERMESGLYSRSYLQNQMAVALGGRVAEEIVYGEEEVTTGASNDLQQVANVARQMITKFGMSDKIGPVALGQSQGGMFLGRDMSSTRDFSEDTAATIDVEVSDLVDVAYKRATKVLTDNRTVLDEMAQMLIERETIDTEDIQDLLNRSEVKSANYI; from the coding sequence GTGAACAAACGTTGGAGAAACGTAGGACTTTATGTCCTAGCCGTTATAACTGTAATTTTCATTGGTACTTCAGTTTTTGATAAACCTAGTACTGAAAGTTCTACAAAGACCTTGAGATATAGTGATTTTATAGAGGCAGTACAAGATAAAGAAATCAGTAGAGTCCTAATATCTCCAGATAACGCCACAGCTCAAGTTGTTGAAAATGATGGGAGCAGGTCCGAGGTCAATTTAGCCCCTGACAAAGATTTATTAAAAATACTGACTGAGAATAATGTAGATATAGCTGTAACCCCTACAAAATTAGCCAACCCATGGCAGCAGGCTGTAAGTAGCTTAATTTTTCCAGTACTTTTGATTGGAGGCCTATTTTTTCTTTTCAGAAGATCCCAAAGTGGTAATGCTGGAGGTGGTAACCCTGCCATGAGTTTTGGCAAAAGCAAAGCTAGACTACAAATGGAACCATCTACACAAGTAACTTTTTCAGATGTTGCTGGTGTAGAAGGTGCAAAATTAGAACTCACAGAGGTTGTAGATTTTCTTAAGAGCCCAGATAGATTTACTGCAGTCGGAGCAAAAATTCCAAAAGGAGTTCTTCTTGTTGGTCCTCCTGGTACTGGAAAAACATTGTTAGCTAAAGCAGTAGCTGGAGAAGCAGGTGTACCTTTTTTCTCAATATCTGGTTCAGAATTTGTAGAGATGTTTGTTGGGGTTGGAGCTAGTAGAGTTAGAGATCTTTTTGAACAAGCTAAAAAGAATGCTCCTTGTATCGTGTTTATAGACGAAATAGATGCAGTTGGAAGACAAAGGGGAGCTGGTATGGGCGGAGGAAATGATGAAAGAGAACAAACATTAAATCAACTCTTAACCGAAATGGATGGTTTTGAAGGTAATTCAGGAATAATAATAGTTGCTGCAACCAATAGACCTGATGTCTTAGATTCAGCTTTAATGCGTCCTGGTAGATTTGATAGACAAGTAACAGTAGACCGCCCAGATTATGCTGGAAGATTGCAGATATTAAATGTTCATGCGAAAGATAAAACTCTTTCAAAAGACGTTGACTTAGATAAAGTTGCCAGAAGAACACCAGGATTTACTGGTGCAGATTTAGCTAATCTTTTAAATGAAGCAGCAATACTAGCAGCTAGAAAAGATTTAGATAAAGTAAGTAATGATGAAGTCGGTGATGCCATTGAAAGAGTTATGGCTGGGCCAGAAAAGAAAGATAGAGTCATCAGTGATAAGAAGAAAGAATTAGTTGCTTATCACGAAGCTGGTCATGCACTCGTTGGAGCATTAATGCCTGATTATGATCCAGTTGCAAAAGTTTCAATCATTCCAAGAGGTCAAGCCGGGGGCCTAACCTTCTTTACACCAAGTGAAGAAAGAATGGAATCTGGTCTTTACTCTCGTTCTTACCTACAAAATCAAATGGCTGTTGCTCTTGGTGGAAGAGTTGCTGAAGAAATAGTCTATGGCGAAGAAGAGGTAACAACCGGAGCTTCGAATGATTTACAACAAGTTGCCAATGTAGCAAGACAAATGATCACTAAATTCGGTATGAGTGACAAAATAGGTCCAGTCGCTCTAGGTCAATCTCAAGGTGGAATGTTTCTAGGAAGAGATATGAGTTCTACAAGAGATTTCTCTGAAGACACAGCCGCAACTATTGATGTAGAGGTTTCAGACCTTGTTGATGTTGCCTACAAGAGAGCTACAAAAGTCTTAACAGACAACAGAACTGTTCTTGACGAAATGGCTCAAATGCTAATCGAAAGAGAAACTATAGATACTGAAGATATCCAAGACTTGCTCAACCGCTCAGAAGTAAAATCCGCAAACTATATTTAA